A genomic stretch from Bos javanicus breed banteng chromosome 3, ARS-OSU_banteng_1.0, whole genome shotgun sequence includes:
- the BTBD8 gene encoding BTB/POZ domain-containing protein 8 isoform X4, which produces MLSGCWAESSQECVTLQSISHVEMNVMMHFIYGGTLDFPVKANVGQILNMADMYGLEGLKEVAIYILRRDYCNFFQKPVSRRLASILECLIIAHSVGVESLFADCMKWIVKHFARFWSERSFANVPPEIQKSCFNMLIHSLNDKNAAFLLMESDRLIVSLPRVKWTESALIMASQLQEECIAFIIENFSKIIQSENFALLLQSQAMSSTSDLLDKIFKAVEENITTENSCSLLMALDTLLNSDSTKEMGFTCKIQALRDKLWIFLVQSFYAVRHTESWKLMSTDDQQKIQAAAFDKGDDRRLGKKPIFSSSQQRKQVSDCGAIKNKSAGGSNKKECLSYLSAHQKMKSDGLGASGHSSSTNRNSINKTLKHDDLKEKDPKPASKSTKELKTVEKNVSGKPKAIIKPKTENSDNAKSTNLSPRQAVERSATAAANEQKNSGNGKGVRNQEEQITGARPKVLTGNLNVQAKAKPLKKVTGKDSPHRRMAGPSSRSTNSSMELLTSTDSLDEPKENGSMKEKLPGHKPSSCDSRGQTVKNSVEGIKTSTVAMKSRPVSKDTNGISNKKSTHEQESNTHNSVLKKITSKGYSDPVPQAILKKRGNGNGCATAPQRTKNATANLAKTQGSQGSPNSVKSSVSSRQSDENVTKLDHSVTTDKQTPKRKIVKQGQTTLPKIGAKKVTMPKNPNQPKRGENLNNKDAKPKTLPEQVILKTLPSSQRPLKSEPSVVQKSVSLDVCDNNNKGSVSEQKPYEPLTNLTAKTSDAEAFQSPCIRDSQKTLNNQEKEKLVLECQNISNLDKLIKRELESKQICSVKSETNVSGHKKIDHCTTAKIPCHSDETDNVDPKFYSTTALKSMISNPKENSLNSNPVCDLDSAHIEQLHSELDRKKQVGRKDTNQKLSIKCVKDVLPWVPEKTNGTLNSGQDDRKSKIHVEEQTVPSQLSDDSAMNEDNHATVESHISSKCFLEQISGKNSKDTETTETSESHETPEAPFMSHWNLSTNVLHQRESPESDSGSVTTSSDDIKPRSEDYDAGGSQDDDGSNDRGVSKCGTMLCHDFLGRSSSDTSTPEELKIYDSNLRIEVKMKKQGSSDLFQVNSTSDDEIPRKRPEIWSRSTIVHPREKENIPRGSVQFVQEVDQVSSSADETEDERSEAENVAENFSTSNPALQQFQGIINLAFEDATENESHEFRVTKSFKRSVLLSVDECEEIGSDEGEVHALFQPSVDSLSPSDVFDGISHEHHGRTCYSRYSHGSEGSVLECRQKKSNTIYKNKSFPLGLSSVDSSKKDKQSASATEKKGTTDVLSKGGIQLPPGDKVCSGSNVDNDFETHSKFSDSDIKSQERPCHLELRQRESNSDIPKNSFTKSLDSCRSQVLPQEGQVKESHSTATEKANIALSAGDIDGCDTVAQIYMYDHRPSKTLSPIYEMDVTEAFEQKMESETQGTDMDFEDEQHFAKQDWTLLKQLLSEQDSNLNITNSVPEDLNLAQYLINQTLLLARDSSKPQGKAHVDTLNRWSELTSPFDDSSASITMASFSSEECSPQGEWTILELETQH; this is translated from the exons tataagCCATGTAGAAATGAATGTTATGATGCACTTTATATACGGAGGAACTTTGGACTTTCCAGTCAAAGCTAATGTTGG tcagaTACTCAATATGGCTGATATGTATGGACTAGAAGGATTAAAAGAAGTAGCAATCTATATTTTAAGAAGAGATTACTGTAATTTCTTTCAGAAG CCTGTTTCCAGAAGGTTGGCATCTATATTAGAATGCCTGATTATTGCTCATTCAGTTGGAGTGGAAAgtctttttgctgactgcatgAA gTGGATTGTAAAGCACTTTGCAAGGTTTTGGTCTGAAAGAAGCTTTGCAAATGTACCTCCTGAGATTCAGAAAAGTTGTTTTAATATGTTGATTCATTCTTTA aaTGATAAGAATGCTGCTTTTCTTCTGATGGAAAGTGACAGGCTAATCGTCAGTTTACCCAGAGTGAAGTGGACAGAGTCAGCATTGATCATGGCATCTCAGCTCCAAGAAGAATGCATTgcatttattatagaaaatttctcCAAGATCATTCAAAGTGAAAATTTTGCTCTTCTCTTACAG TCACAAGCAATGAGTAGCACATCTGATCTGTtggacaaaatttttaaagctgtTGAAGAAAACATTACCACTGAGAATAGTTGCTCGCTTCTTATGGCTCTGGACACATTACTGAACTCTGACAGTACAAAAGAAATG GGTTTTACGTGCAAGATCCAGGCTCTGCGTGATAAGCTGTggatcttcctggttcagtctttctATGCTGTTCGTCACACAGAAAGCTGGAAGCTGATGAGCACAGATGATCAACAGAAAATCCAAGCAG CTGCATTTGACAAAGGTGATGACCGAAGACTTGGCAAAAAGCCTATATTCAGTAGCTCTCAG caaAGAAAACAGGTTTCTGACTGTGGTGCTATAAAAAACAAATCCGCTGGAGGAAGTAACAAGAAAGAGTGTCTGAGTTATCTCTCTGCTCATCAGAAGATGAAATCTGATGGATTAGGAGCCTCTGGACATTCATCAAGTACTAATAGAAATTctataaataaaactttgaagCATGATGATTTAAAGGAAAAGGATCCAAAACCAGCATCCAAGAgtacaaaagaattaaaaactgtggaaaaaaatgtttctggaaaGCCCAAAGCTATCATAAAGCCCAAAACGGAAAATAGTGATAATGCAAAGTCAACAAACCTGTCACCTAGACAAGCTGTGGAAAgatcagcaacagcagcagcaaatgaaCAGAAAAATTCAGGAAATGGAAAAGGAGTGAGAAATCAGGAAGAGCAAATTACAGGTGCCAGACCCAAGGTACTCACTGGAAATTTAAATGTGCAAGCCAAAGCAAAGCCTTTGAAGAAAGTGACAGGCAAAGATTCTCCACATCGCCGAATGGCAGGGCCCTCCAGCAGATCTACAAATTCAAGTATGGAATTACTGACTTCCACTGACTCTCTAGATGAACCAAAAGAAAATGGGTCAATGAAAGAGAAGCTTCCTGGTCATAAACCTTCCTCTTGTGACTCTCGAGGACAGACTGTGAAAAACAGTGTAGAAGGTATCAAAACTTCCACTGTAG CAATGAAATCTCGACCTGTTTCAAAAGATACCAATGGAATTTCCAATAAAAAAAGCACTCATGAACAGGAATCTAATACACATAACAG tGTGCTAAAGAAGATCACCAGCAAAGGATACAGTGATCCAGTACCACaggcaattttaaaaaaaaggggaaATGGCAATGGATGTGCTACAGCTCCGCAGAGGACAAAGAATGCCACAGCTAATCTTGCTAAAACTCAAG gatCCCAAGGATCACCAAATTCAGTAAAATCTTCAGTCTCTTCAAGGCAATCTGATGAAAATGTGACAAAATTGGACCACAGTGTAACTACAGATAAACAGACGCCTAAGAGAAAAATTGTCAAGCAAGGACAAACAACTTTGCCTAAGATTGGTGCAAAAAAGGTCACAATGCCTAAAAACCCAAATCAACCCAAAAGAGGTGAAAATTTGAATAATAAAGACGCAAAACCGAAAACACTTCCTGAACAGGTTATACTGAAGACTCTGCCTTCTTCTCAGAGACCTTTAAAAAGTGAACCATCTGTTGTCCAAAAAAGTGTGTCTCTTGATGTGTGTGACAATAATAACAAAGGCAGTGTTTCTGAACAGAAGCCTTATGAACCTCTAACTAATCTCACAGCCAAAACCAGTGATGCAGAAGCATTTCAGTCACCATGCATACGCGACTCACAGAAGACACTGAacaatcaagaaaaagagaagttgGTGTTAGAATGCCAAAATATTTCAAATCTGGATAAATTAATAAAACGTGAACTGGAATCAAAACAGATCTGTTCAGTTAAAAGTGAAACAAATGTTTCTGGCCACAAAAAAATAGATCACTGCACCACAGCTAAAATACCTTGTCATTCTGATGAGACTGATAATGTCGATCCAAAATTTTATAGTACCACTGCTCTAAAATCcatgatttcaaatcctaaagaaaactCTTTGAACTCTAATCCAGTTTGTGACTTAGACTCAGCACACATAGAACAACTCCATTCAGAATTAGATAGGAAGAAGCAAGTAGGGAGAAAAGATACAAACCAAAAATTAAGCATTAAATGTGTGAAAGATGTTTTACCTTGGGTTCCTGAAAAGACAAATGGTACCTTAAATTCTGGTCAAGATGACAGAAAATCTAAAATTCATGTAGAAGAACAGACAGTTCCTAGTCAGTTGTCTGATGACTCTGCCATGAATGAAGACAATCATGCTACAGTAGAGTCACATATTTCCTCCAAGTGTTTTTTGGAACAAATATCAGGGAAAAATTCTAAAGATAcggaaacaacagaaacttcaGAGAGCCACGAAACTCCAGAAGCACCATTCATGAGTCACTGGAATTTGAGTACCAATGTTCTGCATCAGAGAGAGAGTCCTGAATCAGACAGTGGCAGTGTCACAACATCCTCTGATGACATAAAGCCCAGATCTgaagactatgatgctggaggGTCTCAGGATGATGATGGGTCAAATGACAGAGGGGTTTCTAAATGTGGCACTATGCTGTGCCATGATTTTCTTGGAAGGAGCAGCAGTGATACCAGTACTcctgaagaattaaaaatatatgatagcAACTTAAGaattgaagtgaaaatgaaaaagcaaggtAGTAGTGATCTTTTCCAAGTTAATTCAACAAGTGATGATGAGATTCCCAGGAAAAGGCCAGAAATTTGGTCTCGATCTACAATAGTTCAtcctagggaaaaagaaaatattccacGAGGCAGTGTCCAGTTTGTACAGGAGGTAGATCAGGTTTCTTCCTCAGCAGATGAAACAGAAGATGAAAGGTCTGAAGCTGAAAATGTTGCAGAAAATTTCTCTACATCTAACCCAGCTCTTCAGCAGTTTCAGGGGATAATTAATCTAGCTTTTGAAGATGcaactgaaaatgaaagtcatgagTTTCGTGTAACTAAGAGTTTTAAAAGGTCTGTTTTACTTTCCGTAGATGAATGTGAAGAGATAGGATCTGATGAAGGGGAGGTCCATGCTCTCTTTCAACCTTCTGTAGATTCTCTATCACCTTCTGATGTTTTTGATGGCATTTCTCATGAACATCATGGAAGGACCTGCTACTCCAGATACTCACATGGAAGTGAAGGTAGTGTTTTAGAATGCAgacaaaagaaaagcaatactatatataaaaacaaaagctttccCTTGGGTCTTAGTAGCGTTGACTcatcaaaaaaagataaacagagtGCTTCAGCCACAGAAAAAAAGGGTACAACAGATGTCCTGTCCAAAGGAGGCATACAGCTTCCTCCAGGAGATAAAGTATGTAGTGGAAGCAATGTGGATAATGACTTTGAGACACACAGCAAATTTTCAGATAGTGATATAAAATCTCAAGAAAGACCATGTCATTTGGAACTTCGTCAAAGAGAATCCAATTCCGACATACCAAAGAACAGCTTCACAAAGTCTCTGGACTCCTGTCGGAGTCAAGTTCTGCCTCAGGAAGGTCAAGTGAAAGAAAGCCATTCTACAGCTACCGAAAAAGCTAATATTGCTTTATCTGCAG GAGACATAGATGGTTGTGACACAGTGGCACAAATCTACATGTATGACCATCGGCCTTCAAAAACCCTGTCTCCAATATATGAgatggatgtaacagaagcatTTGAGCAGAAAATGGAATCAGAAACACAAGGTACAGACATGGATTTTGAAGATGAGCAACACTTTGCAAAACAAGACTGGACACTATTAAAGCAACTGCTCTCTGAACAGGACTCTAACTTAAATATCACAAATTCTGTTCCTGAAGACTTAAATTTAGCACAGTATCTAATTAATCAGACACTACTTTTAGCACGAGACAGCTCAAAACCTCAGGGTAAAGCACATGTAGACACTTTGAACAGATGGAGTGAACTAACATCTCCATTTGATGATTCCTCAGCAAGCATTACCATGGCTAGTTTTTCCTCTGAAGAATGTTCACCCCAAGGGGAATGGACAATTCTGGAACTGGAAACTCAGCATTAA
- the BTBD8 gene encoding BTB/POZ domain-containing protein 8 isoform X5 — MNVMMHFIYGGTLDFPVKANVGQILNMADMYGLEGLKEVAIYILRRDYCNFFQKPVSRRLASILECLIIAHSVGVESLFADCMKWIVKHFARFWSERSFANVPPEIQKSCFNMLIHSLNDKNAAFLLMESDRLIVSLPRVKWTESALIMASQLQEECIAFIIENFSKIIQSENFALLLQSQAMSSTSDLLDKIFKAVEENITTENSCSLLMALDTLLNSDSTKEMGFTCKIQALRDKLWIFLVQSFYAVRHTESWKLMSTDDQQKIQAAAFDKGDDRRLGKKPIFSSSQQRKQVSDCGAIKNKSAGGSNKKECLSYLSAHQKMKSDGLGASGHSSSTNRNSINKTLKHDDLKEKDPKPASKSTKELKTVEKNVSGKPKAIIKPKTENSDNAKSTNLSPRQAVERSATAAANEQKNSGNGKGVRNQEEQITGARPKVLTGNLNVQAKAKPLKKVTGKDSPHRRMAGPSSRSTNSSMELLTSTDSLDEPKENGSMKEKLPGHKPSSCDSRGQTVKNSVEGIKTSTVAMKSRPVSKDTNGISNKKSTHEQESNTHNSVLKKITSKGYSDPVPQAILKKRGNGNGCATAPQRTKNATANLAKTQGSQGSPNSVKSSVSSRQSDENVTKLDHSVTTDKQTPKRKIVKQGQTTLPKIGAKKVTMPKNPNQPKRGENLNNKDAKPKTLPEQVILKTLPSSQRPLKSEPSVVQKSVSLDVCDNNNKGSVSEQKPYEPLTNLTAKTSDAEAFQSPCIRDSQKTLNNQEKEKLVLECQNISNLDKLIKRELESKQICSVKSETNVSGHKKIDHCTTAKIPCHSDETDNVDPKFYSTTALKSMISNPKENSLNSNPVCDLDSAHIEQLHSELDRKKQVGRKDTNQKLSIKCVKDVLPWVPEKTNGTLNSGQDDRKSKIHVEEQTVPSQLSDDSAMNEDNHATVESHISSKCFLEQISGKNSKDTETTETSESHETPEAPFMSHWNLSTNVLHQRESPESDSGSVTTSSDDIKPRSEDYDAGGSQDDDGSNDRGVSKCGTMLCHDFLGRSSSDTSTPEELKIYDSNLRIEVKMKKQGSSDLFQVNSTSDDEIPRKRPEIWSRSTIVHPREKENIPRGSVQFVQEVDQVSSSADETEDERSEAENVAENFSTSNPALQQFQGIINLAFEDATENESHEFRVTKSFKRSVLLSVDECEEIGSDEGEVHALFQPSVDSLSPSDVFDGISHEHHGRTCYSRYSHGSEGSVLECRQKKSNTIYKNKSFPLGLSSVDSSKKDKQSASATEKKGTTDVLSKGGIQLPPGDKVCSGSNVDNDFETHSKFSDSDIKSQERPCHLELRQRESNSDIPKNSFTKSLDSCRSQVLPQEGQVKESHSTATEKANIALSAGDIDGCDTVAQIYMYDHRPSKTLSPIYEMDVTEAFEQKMESETQGTDMDFEDEQHFAKQDWTLLKQLLSEQDSNLNITNSVPEDLNLAQYLINQTLLLARDSSKPQGKAHVDTLNRWSELTSPFDDSSASITMASFSSEECSPQGEWTILELETQH; from the exons ATGAATGTTATGATGCACTTTATATACGGAGGAACTTTGGACTTTCCAGTCAAAGCTAATGTTGG tcagaTACTCAATATGGCTGATATGTATGGACTAGAAGGATTAAAAGAAGTAGCAATCTATATTTTAAGAAGAGATTACTGTAATTTCTTTCAGAAG CCTGTTTCCAGAAGGTTGGCATCTATATTAGAATGCCTGATTATTGCTCATTCAGTTGGAGTGGAAAgtctttttgctgactgcatgAA gTGGATTGTAAAGCACTTTGCAAGGTTTTGGTCTGAAAGAAGCTTTGCAAATGTACCTCCTGAGATTCAGAAAAGTTGTTTTAATATGTTGATTCATTCTTTA aaTGATAAGAATGCTGCTTTTCTTCTGATGGAAAGTGACAGGCTAATCGTCAGTTTACCCAGAGTGAAGTGGACAGAGTCAGCATTGATCATGGCATCTCAGCTCCAAGAAGAATGCATTgcatttattatagaaaatttctcCAAGATCATTCAAAGTGAAAATTTTGCTCTTCTCTTACAG TCACAAGCAATGAGTAGCACATCTGATCTGTtggacaaaatttttaaagctgtTGAAGAAAACATTACCACTGAGAATAGTTGCTCGCTTCTTATGGCTCTGGACACATTACTGAACTCTGACAGTACAAAAGAAATG GGTTTTACGTGCAAGATCCAGGCTCTGCGTGATAAGCTGTggatcttcctggttcagtctttctATGCTGTTCGTCACACAGAAAGCTGGAAGCTGATGAGCACAGATGATCAACAGAAAATCCAAGCAG CTGCATTTGACAAAGGTGATGACCGAAGACTTGGCAAAAAGCCTATATTCAGTAGCTCTCAG caaAGAAAACAGGTTTCTGACTGTGGTGCTATAAAAAACAAATCCGCTGGAGGAAGTAACAAGAAAGAGTGTCTGAGTTATCTCTCTGCTCATCAGAAGATGAAATCTGATGGATTAGGAGCCTCTGGACATTCATCAAGTACTAATAGAAATTctataaataaaactttgaagCATGATGATTTAAAGGAAAAGGATCCAAAACCAGCATCCAAGAgtacaaaagaattaaaaactgtggaaaaaaatgtttctggaaaGCCCAAAGCTATCATAAAGCCCAAAACGGAAAATAGTGATAATGCAAAGTCAACAAACCTGTCACCTAGACAAGCTGTGGAAAgatcagcaacagcagcagcaaatgaaCAGAAAAATTCAGGAAATGGAAAAGGAGTGAGAAATCAGGAAGAGCAAATTACAGGTGCCAGACCCAAGGTACTCACTGGAAATTTAAATGTGCAAGCCAAAGCAAAGCCTTTGAAGAAAGTGACAGGCAAAGATTCTCCACATCGCCGAATGGCAGGGCCCTCCAGCAGATCTACAAATTCAAGTATGGAATTACTGACTTCCACTGACTCTCTAGATGAACCAAAAGAAAATGGGTCAATGAAAGAGAAGCTTCCTGGTCATAAACCTTCCTCTTGTGACTCTCGAGGACAGACTGTGAAAAACAGTGTAGAAGGTATCAAAACTTCCACTGTAG CAATGAAATCTCGACCTGTTTCAAAAGATACCAATGGAATTTCCAATAAAAAAAGCACTCATGAACAGGAATCTAATACACATAACAG tGTGCTAAAGAAGATCACCAGCAAAGGATACAGTGATCCAGTACCACaggcaattttaaaaaaaaggggaaATGGCAATGGATGTGCTACAGCTCCGCAGAGGACAAAGAATGCCACAGCTAATCTTGCTAAAACTCAAG gatCCCAAGGATCACCAAATTCAGTAAAATCTTCAGTCTCTTCAAGGCAATCTGATGAAAATGTGACAAAATTGGACCACAGTGTAACTACAGATAAACAGACGCCTAAGAGAAAAATTGTCAAGCAAGGACAAACAACTTTGCCTAAGATTGGTGCAAAAAAGGTCACAATGCCTAAAAACCCAAATCAACCCAAAAGAGGTGAAAATTTGAATAATAAAGACGCAAAACCGAAAACACTTCCTGAACAGGTTATACTGAAGACTCTGCCTTCTTCTCAGAGACCTTTAAAAAGTGAACCATCTGTTGTCCAAAAAAGTGTGTCTCTTGATGTGTGTGACAATAATAACAAAGGCAGTGTTTCTGAACAGAAGCCTTATGAACCTCTAACTAATCTCACAGCCAAAACCAGTGATGCAGAAGCATTTCAGTCACCATGCATACGCGACTCACAGAAGACACTGAacaatcaagaaaaagagaagttgGTGTTAGAATGCCAAAATATTTCAAATCTGGATAAATTAATAAAACGTGAACTGGAATCAAAACAGATCTGTTCAGTTAAAAGTGAAACAAATGTTTCTGGCCACAAAAAAATAGATCACTGCACCACAGCTAAAATACCTTGTCATTCTGATGAGACTGATAATGTCGATCCAAAATTTTATAGTACCACTGCTCTAAAATCcatgatttcaaatcctaaagaaaactCTTTGAACTCTAATCCAGTTTGTGACTTAGACTCAGCACACATAGAACAACTCCATTCAGAATTAGATAGGAAGAAGCAAGTAGGGAGAAAAGATACAAACCAAAAATTAAGCATTAAATGTGTGAAAGATGTTTTACCTTGGGTTCCTGAAAAGACAAATGGTACCTTAAATTCTGGTCAAGATGACAGAAAATCTAAAATTCATGTAGAAGAACAGACAGTTCCTAGTCAGTTGTCTGATGACTCTGCCATGAATGAAGACAATCATGCTACAGTAGAGTCACATATTTCCTCCAAGTGTTTTTTGGAACAAATATCAGGGAAAAATTCTAAAGATAcggaaacaacagaaacttcaGAGAGCCACGAAACTCCAGAAGCACCATTCATGAGTCACTGGAATTTGAGTACCAATGTTCTGCATCAGAGAGAGAGTCCTGAATCAGACAGTGGCAGTGTCACAACATCCTCTGATGACATAAAGCCCAGATCTgaagactatgatgctggaggGTCTCAGGATGATGATGGGTCAAATGACAGAGGGGTTTCTAAATGTGGCACTATGCTGTGCCATGATTTTCTTGGAAGGAGCAGCAGTGATACCAGTACTcctgaagaattaaaaatatatgatagcAACTTAAGaattgaagtgaaaatgaaaaagcaaggtAGTAGTGATCTTTTCCAAGTTAATTCAACAAGTGATGATGAGATTCCCAGGAAAAGGCCAGAAATTTGGTCTCGATCTACAATAGTTCAtcctagggaaaaagaaaatattccacGAGGCAGTGTCCAGTTTGTACAGGAGGTAGATCAGGTTTCTTCCTCAGCAGATGAAACAGAAGATGAAAGGTCTGAAGCTGAAAATGTTGCAGAAAATTTCTCTACATCTAACCCAGCTCTTCAGCAGTTTCAGGGGATAATTAATCTAGCTTTTGAAGATGcaactgaaaatgaaagtcatgagTTTCGTGTAACTAAGAGTTTTAAAAGGTCTGTTTTACTTTCCGTAGATGAATGTGAAGAGATAGGATCTGATGAAGGGGAGGTCCATGCTCTCTTTCAACCTTCTGTAGATTCTCTATCACCTTCTGATGTTTTTGATGGCATTTCTCATGAACATCATGGAAGGACCTGCTACTCCAGATACTCACATGGAAGTGAAGGTAGTGTTTTAGAATGCAgacaaaagaaaagcaatactatatataaaaacaaaagctttccCTTGGGTCTTAGTAGCGTTGACTcatcaaaaaaagataaacagagtGCTTCAGCCACAGAAAAAAAGGGTACAACAGATGTCCTGTCCAAAGGAGGCATACAGCTTCCTCCAGGAGATAAAGTATGTAGTGGAAGCAATGTGGATAATGACTTTGAGACACACAGCAAATTTTCAGATAGTGATATAAAATCTCAAGAAAGACCATGTCATTTGGAACTTCGTCAAAGAGAATCCAATTCCGACATACCAAAGAACAGCTTCACAAAGTCTCTGGACTCCTGTCGGAGTCAAGTTCTGCCTCAGGAAGGTCAAGTGAAAGAAAGCCATTCTACAGCTACCGAAAAAGCTAATATTGCTTTATCTGCAG GAGACATAGATGGTTGTGACACAGTGGCACAAATCTACATGTATGACCATCGGCCTTCAAAAACCCTGTCTCCAATATATGAgatggatgtaacagaagcatTTGAGCAGAAAATGGAATCAGAAACACAAGGTACAGACATGGATTTTGAAGATGAGCAACACTTTGCAAAACAAGACTGGACACTATTAAAGCAACTGCTCTCTGAACAGGACTCTAACTTAAATATCACAAATTCTGTTCCTGAAGACTTAAATTTAGCACAGTATCTAATTAATCAGACACTACTTTTAGCACGAGACAGCTCAAAACCTCAGGGTAAAGCACATGTAGACACTTTGAACAGATGGAGTGAACTAACATCTCCATTTGATGATTCCTCAGCAAGCATTACCATGGCTAGTTTTTCCTCTGAAGAATGTTCACCCCAAGGGGAATGGACAATTCTGGAACTGGAAACTCAGCATTAA